A window of Methanolobus chelungpuianus genomic DNA:
TTCGCGTATCCATGTCTTCTTTTTCATGGAGCCGGGTATCCTGCCCATTCTCACCACACCGTCCATGCATCTGAGCTTTACTCTGTTTGCCCCAAGCATGTTCTCTACTATCGCAAGCACTTCTTTGTTCTCTTTGCGTGGGGTCCTGACCCTGGTAATTGTGTTTTCAGGGTTCTCCTCGGTGTCATTTCTTCTCTGCAGTGATATTCCTCTCTTAGATTAGTTTGATTATTCTCGGATTTGAGTACTGCTATAGTATCATTCGTTGTTAAATGTTGC
This region includes:
- the eif1A gene encoding translation initiation factor eIF-1A; the encoded protein is MSLQRRNDTEENPENTITRVRTPRKENKEVLAIVENMLGANRVKLRCMDGVVRMGRIPGSMKKKTWIREGDIVIAVPWDFQDEKADVIWKYTRPQVNWLERKGYLKG